One segment of Bradyrhizobium sp. CB2312 DNA contains the following:
- a CDS encoding NEL-type E3 ubiquitin ligase domain-containing protein gives MLQFLRASHNQLTNLPETARLIAEVENGAYNHKARLPDLIDLGRVMFRMDALDRIAREKVRALGSANNVEDIDAIEVSLAYQNKLRERLGLRHVAPKMRFLEVSGVTDADVDSAETSVRNREAAEFADYLAVDWQRWGDVVSRIAPEDHTRAHEQLLAAMGTEFHSRLQQQLTDKGWIGVEADLVEDAKLGLGAAVRKEIAREIKGALRDKVLDEHGHPMKRPLQY, from the coding sequence TTGCTGCAGTTTCTCCGCGCCAGCCACAATCAGTTGACGAATCTACCGGAGACCGCACGCCTCATCGCAGAGGTCGAGAACGGCGCCTATAACCACAAGGCCCGGCTTCCCGATCTCATCGATCTGGGGCGGGTCATGTTCCGCATGGACGCGCTTGACAGAATTGCGCGCGAGAAGGTTCGCGCGCTAGGCTCGGCCAACAACGTCGAAGACATCGACGCCATTGAGGTCTCTCTTGCTTATCAAAATAAGCTCCGCGAGCGGCTGGGACTGCGACACGTCGCCCCGAAGATGCGCTTCCTTGAGGTTTCCGGTGTGACCGACGCTGACGTTGACAGCGCAGAGACATCCGTGCGCAACCGAGAGGCGGCGGAATTCGCCGACTATTTGGCGGTGGACTGGCAGCGCTGGGGCGACGTCGTGAGTCGCATCGCACCCGAAGACCACACCAGGGCGCACGAGCAGCTCCTTGCTGCAATGGGCACGGAGTTCCACAGCCGGCTGCAGCAACAGCTCACCGACAAAGGTTGGATCGGGGTCGAAGCTGACCTTGTCGAGGATGCCAAGCTAGGGTTGGGCGCCGCAGTTCGCAAAGAGATCGCCCGTGAGATCAAGGGGGCTCTTAGAGATAAGGTGCTCGATGAGCACGGCCACCCTATGAAGCGGCCTTTGCAGTATTAG